A single window of uncultured Pseudodesulfovibrio sp. DNA harbors:
- the dinB gene encoding DNA polymerase IV codes for MQNWILHIDMDAFFASVEQLDNPELRGKPVAVGGTSDRSVVSAASYEVRAFGVYSAMSVVKARQLCPDIILVPGRMKRYKEISRQALGVLREFSPTVEKASVDEAYLDGTGLERLFGPIEEVCSKIKARMVEVTGLTCSVGAAPVRFLAKIASDMDKPNGIYIIRHDEVAAFLHPLPVKKIPGVGKKLVEILKRLGVRTCGDVLLKPRDFWEERLGKYGGALHDRARGVDPNPVMVSSGAKSCSAENTFHEDTTDRKILRKWLLTQSERVGADLRRHGYKGRTVTLKIKYADFKQITRSKSLGGRTDETAVIFETACELLEQLELRRAVRLIGVGVSNFDSRTRQVTLFEESPHEVEATSELDKAVDEVRRKFGGKAVTRVELLGFRKKTSEPDD; via the coding sequence ATGCAGAATTGGATACTCCACATAGATATGGATGCTTTTTTCGCGTCAGTGGAGCAACTCGATAATCCTGAGTTGCGCGGTAAGCCTGTGGCTGTGGGTGGCACTTCGGATCGAAGCGTTGTATCCGCTGCCAGTTATGAAGTGCGGGCTTTTGGCGTGTATTCGGCCATGAGCGTGGTCAAAGCCCGGCAGTTGTGTCCGGATATCATTCTAGTGCCGGGGCGCATGAAACGCTACAAGGAGATCTCGCGACAAGCCCTGGGCGTGTTGCGGGAGTTTTCTCCTACGGTAGAAAAGGCAAGCGTGGATGAGGCCTATCTGGACGGAACCGGTCTCGAACGACTTTTTGGTCCCATCGAAGAAGTGTGTAGTAAAATTAAGGCACGCATGGTGGAAGTCACAGGGTTAACCTGTTCGGTTGGGGCGGCTCCTGTTCGTTTTTTGGCAAAGATTGCTTCGGATATGGATAAACCCAATGGAATTTATATCATACGACATGACGAGGTCGCTGCGTTTTTGCATCCCCTGCCTGTAAAAAAAATTCCCGGTGTGGGGAAAAAATTGGTGGAGATATTGAAACGCCTTGGTGTGCGGACGTGTGGCGATGTATTGCTCAAGCCGCGTGATTTTTGGGAGGAAAGGCTTGGCAAATATGGCGGCGCATTGCATGATCGCGCGCGCGGTGTAGATCCTAATCCGGTTATGGTGTCTTCCGGGGCTAAGAGTTGTAGTGCGGAAAACACGTTTCATGAGGATACGACAGATCGAAAAATCCTTAGAAAGTGGTTGTTAACCCAGTCGGAACGCGTTGGGGCCGATCTTCGGCGGCATGGATACAAGGGGCGGACTGTTACGCTCAAGATCAAATATGCCGACTTCAAACAGATCACGCGATCAAAAAGCCTTGGAGGCCGAACAGACGAAACTGCCGTTATTTTTGAAACCGCCTGTGAGTTGTTGGAACAATTGGAGTTGCGTCGAGCAGTACGGCTTATCGGGGTTGGGGTTTCCAATTTTGATTCCAGGACGCGGCAGGTGACACTTTTTGAAGAATCTCCGCATGAGGTGGAAGCTACCAGTGAGTTGGACAAGGCCGTGGATGAAGTTCGCCGCAAGTTCGGAGGAAAGGCTGTTACTCGCGTGGAACTTTTGGGATTTAGGAAAAAAACGTCAGAGCCTGATGATTGA
- a CDS encoding cobyrinate a,c-diamide synthase has translation MSNLKAFIVAGTHSGCGKTSISLGLMASLARKGVAVQPFKCGPDFIDPGHHALACARNGEPVPSHNLDGWMLSESTNTDIFNRYGAECDVAIIEGVMGLFDGISGTADHGSTAQMSKNLGLPVILVVDARSMARSAAALVSGYAGFDPDVNIAGVIFNRVGSDSHCELLHEAMSLVPDVPVLGCLKRDEAIATPSRHLGLVTPDQEGPDMSRYQRLADWVETGLDLDILLETLPETEVMPPFAPVPQLPSVTIGLARDNAFCFYYEENLRLLREAGARLVEFSPLEDARLPEQLDGLYLGGGYPELYVFELGQNNKLRREIKEFCESGRPVYAECGGFMYLMNDIITGRGRYAMSGVFPIRAEMFEKFRALGYREVTTQADTVLGPAGTCARGHEFHYSSIQDDPGMQSLLSVYSMTGRKGPIDSPEGFQVGNTLGSYVHMHFGSNPNMARNFVEECKQVFARAGQD, from the coding sequence ATGAGCAATCTCAAGGCTTTTATTGTTGCCGGAACGCACAGTGGATGCGGCAAGACCTCGATTTCGCTTGGTCTGATGGCGTCCCTTGCGCGTAAAGGGGTGGCCGTACAGCCTTTCAAATGTGGGCCGGATTTTATTGATCCCGGCCATCATGCGCTGGCATGTGCGCGAAATGGGGAGCCTGTTCCCAGTCATAACCTGGATGGCTGGATGCTGAGTGAATCGACCAATACTGATATTTTCAATCGATATGGCGCGGAGTGTGACGTAGCTATTATTGAAGGCGTTATGGGGCTGTTCGACGGCATCTCTGGTACGGCTGACCACGGGTCCACGGCGCAGATGTCCAAAAATCTCGGGTTGCCTGTCATTTTGGTTGTGGATGCACGATCCATGGCCAGATCTGCGGCTGCATTGGTTTCCGGGTATGCCGGGTTTGATCCTGATGTAAATATTGCTGGGGTTATTTTTAACCGTGTGGGCAGTGATTCGCATTGTGAGTTGCTCCATGAGGCCATGTCGTTGGTGCCGGATGTCCCAGTCCTTGGCTGTCTCAAACGAGATGAAGCCATTGCGACTCCGTCGCGTCATCTTGGACTTGTCACCCCTGATCAGGAAGGCCCGGATATGAGCCGCTATCAACGGTTGGCTGACTGGGTGGAAACAGGGTTGGATCTGGATATATTGCTTGAGACCTTGCCTGAAACCGAAGTTATGCCGCCGTTTGCACCGGTGCCTCAGTTGCCAAGTGTGACCATTGGCTTGGCTCGGGATAACGCTTTTTGCTTTTACTATGAAGAAAACTTGCGGCTACTTCGTGAAGCTGGAGCACGGCTGGTAGAGTTCTCGCCCCTTGAAGATGCCCGACTGCCCGAACAATTGGATGGGCTTTACCTTGGTGGCGGTTATCCTGAACTGTATGTTTTTGAATTGGGGCAGAACAATAAGCTTCGTCGGGAGATCAAGGAATTTTGTGAATCCGGTCGTCCTGTCTATGCCGAATGTGGCGGGTTCATGTATTTGATGAATGATATTATCACCGGGCGTGGGCGGTACGCGATGTCCGGGGTGTTTCCCATTCGAGCGGAAATGTTCGAAAAATTCCGCGCATTAGGCTATCGGGAAGTCACGACTCAGGCGGATACGGTGCTTGGTCCTGCCGGGACATGTGCACGCGGTCATGAATTTCATTATTCGTCCATTCAGGATGATCCCGGTATGCAATCGTTGCTTTCTGTCTATTCCATGACCGGACGCAAGGGTCCCATTGATAGCCCGGAGGGTTTTCAGGTGGGCAATACCCTTGGTTCCTATGTTCATATGCATTTTGGGAGCAACCCCAATATGGCTCGGAATTTTGTGGAAGAGTGCAAACAGGTCTTTGCCCGGGCTGGACAGGATTAA